The nucleotide sequence AGAATGGAGTAAGGTCCCACGACTTTCCGGGCTCAACAGTGGCACATCGAGTTGAAGCAAAGCACATTGCCGGAAAATCTGaagaattattaaaatattttgaagGAAGAGCGAGGAAATATTCAAGGCAAAACCAGATAAAACGCGAGCTTTGAAACACTACGGGGTCTAcgttaataattttaatacaCTCACAgactaaaatatttttggcacatttacaatatatataaatatgttgcAATTAAAAACCCAAAAGGGAAGCCGAAGTTTATATACCCTTGCAGTAATTTTACATATACAAGAACTGATGTATACCCAATAATAACAAAATGATCAAAAACAACCAAACTAAAAAGAATTtcttaacaattttaattaattttcggGCTGTTCCTGTGGTAACTATATGATACATCACGTATAcattaaaagcaaaaacaCTTGATAAATGTTCACTATAGGCTGAATGATTGAGTAAGGAGAGGGATATTtagtttgtgttttttgttttgggttaCACTAGCACATAGCTTTTATGAAACTTAAAATTATGGGCGTGTCACCGATCCTTTCAATTTTTATAGTTCATAACTCTATATTTAACAATAAAACGTTCTATCTATGCTTATATTGTACTTGAACCTTgtaataaagaaaaatttattaatctgttgaTTGCCATACTTACCTCGTAGAACATCGGCAGGAATAAGACGTTTGAAAATTCGTATTTCACCTCCGTCACCCTTTGAAATTTTTTGTTCAGCACACAGAGAGACTGTGAAGGCTGTTAAGATAAGGGTCAGTACGGCAAATTGAAAACTCATTTTTAAGATTCCAAAGATGTTAGTtgtttgtaaatttttaataatcaTAAACGATTAAAAAATTATCCCTTCgcgaaaataatacaaaaaaacgAAGACAAATGGAATTAACCAACCACCTAACCAGTCTAAATGAAGCGAAAGTTCACAATAAATTAAACCAACTGGTCAGGCACACCTATACTTATGGGGATctcatacatatatgcagCGGCTACCTAAGATAAAGCTTTTGTGCTGGATTGAATACCGCTTTGAAAGTTGTTACTTAAAAAGACAGTACAAAGCTTTGTGCTTTGGCCCGGTTTTCACTAGCATTGTCGTATGACAACTTGAAATCCGAGAATTGTTCAGaggtatgtacatacataaatatgtatgtatttgaaTGTTAATGCCACTcacataaaataataaattttgttgtttttcagaatttacatatgtatattctgACCGTTTTCCggcaaataataattatttttataagacGAAAACATGGACGCGCTCCAATGTATAaatactattattattataaggTTATCCAAATATACCGATAGATATAACTTggaggaaaataaaataaaataaaatgcaaattggaaagacaaacaataaaattaaaaaaaatgtataacaaaatttttaaaagaCGGCAAGCATCGGGAATGTGTTCCCCCAAaaaggatatatatatattttatagggACTGAAACACTTTCTTCTACcgcttttatattttcaacgaGTCTAATATACCGTTTTACCAATCACAAGTCAATAAACCATCACACACAATTCAACACAGGTATGAAATGACACAATATTAAGAAAGACATGTGTACAATCCCCTAGTGCGAAGTTTGGAAACATGTAGAGGAAAAGAAGTATTACAGAGTGCTTCTAGAGGCATTGAATATGTAGAAGACATGCTCTACGAAGCCTACTATAatgcatttaaatgaattctttggcatataaataaattgctcaaattgctttatttttcAATCGTGCATATTTCGGGTACAAGAAAAACTAATGCTGTGTCCTCTTtttaaaattgtgaaaaaCAATATAAATGTTCTAAaatttatatgtacatacatatatgtaaaaaaGTCAAAACCATATatcatttacatttattatatataagaAATGTTTCCCCTAAAAGTGCGTTTATTATATTGCCGGAcactatatgtatgtattttttataaCCAAGCACATTTTAAACAAGCTGTACTTACGAAAAGCAAATGACAAAGTATcacataattaataatatttataaatatctaattttaatttaataatgagattttcttttcgtttcgtttctttCCCATTATACTTTCTTTTATTCCattatttaagtttaacattattaaacaggtatttaaatatttgtattttatattttctaataccagttgattattattattatttaaaccgCTTCTCCTCATTATgatataattaaacaaaataaatcaatacTTACTGAAGCTAAATAAggtaaaacaataaataattattaaaccTATACTCTGCTATATTCTACATCTTTCTGATAATTGATTCTGGAAATTATCCAGATGCAATCCTGAAGCCATTCAGGAAATGCATTCAGAAGCCTATCACGGAGTGCTTACAGATGCGTCCCACAGGAGGTTTAAAAGAGGGTCTCACGCCCGTAAAAATATTAGTAACCTTCTTACTTGGCAGGTGTTTTCCTCTCGAAAAAGTGAACGTGTTCCAGAATAATTCCTACTGGTAAATATAGGAACACCAATTCACTAGAAGAACTTTCGTAGCCCACGCCAACCATTAGGCATATAGATTCCATACACGTAGACCCAGGTTTGCGTACATCGTCACGCTTTTGaacagttttttattttttcttattttattaaacaaGTTCCAACGATATGCGAGaataattatgaaatttttcattcggggaactcgactctaacattcttgtttatttgctgtactacatatacatatacatatatgtatacatattcCTTCcacctgttacatacttttcaacgaatctacgAGTGACGGATTCTCTTAAAACGTTACAATTGGTTATATTCGATAATTCGGAAGAGGTCCGAGCTGGTCCGTGGACTGGTGTTGCTGTCGATTCGGCGTTGGTTGTTATTTCGTTTAGACGCTGTTGTGATTTATGGATTAGCGGCTACACCGAACTTCTGATGGCACAAAGTAGATGGCGTGAGTGAAGTAGTGGGAAGGGGGTGTTTGGTCGgtgttaacttatatatacatatatatataccactCAAGAAAACTAAAAGAGAGAACGGATATTAAATAGTCGGGGTTACTCGACTATAGAGTTTCTTTTCCTCtgtttatgtatattttattggtGAACGCAAATATATAGTAATGCataatgtgaaaaaatataattaaaagtCTCCTTTTATATTGATCACGATGAAAGCTAAGTATGTGAAAGCGCCTTGTTTGTTAGGCACACCAGCGAGTCACAATTTGTAATAATATCTTATTTACTAATCTGTTTTTTATGTTATTAtctattaaattattatattaattacagACTATAAGTCATGAAGAACTCAAACGAGAAATGTCGTATGAAATCTGAAATAAGTTCAATTAATTCAAGTTTCTTAAATACTATCGGTTAGAACAGCATACCTTGTCGGTCTTATAAAGATGTGTATGTGGTAGCAAGAATGTAGAACCCAAATCTCTTTCAGTCATTGTATTAGAGTCCTTTTATGAGAGGTTGACATCGTTATTCAAGAAAGTTTCactctatatacatatattaaataaattacctCATTTAATGCGCTCGAGGTATTGGAATAAGCCTTATTAATGGACATATTTTCATCTAATCTGAATAATATTGGAATAAAGcatttatatacaaaatagggttttattaatttacaattaataaacttatgtacttatcaaaaattttttggttatggttttttatgaaatattttttaagaaCCAGTAAGTTTTTCATATTGCATGCGCCAAATTGTTTGATTTGTGGTATTAAGAGAAAAAGCTTTTGGAAAGCAAAGATAACATTAGGAAATTAATTGCAAGGTGTACCACAGCGttgaattttaaaagaaatcgTTTCAGATCTCAGCAAGTACAGAGAGTATTCTTAAATGGCTATCAATTTAAACAGTAATTTTAGGCACActgatcaataaaaatgtctctgctttattacaaaaaatggaaattataaaggaaatcaaaatataatttacaTTAAAAACCACTGCACTTCTTAGTTGGAAACTTccataaaataaaactgtttTGATTGAACTAAACCCAAAATAATAAGATTTTGATAAGGTGTTGTATAATAAGATGTCACTTACGTTGGAGATTCAATTTTATCTGTTATTAGGGAAGATACCTCATACACAGCAGGTACTAGATCAGCTTTTGCTAAGGTATTACCTCTGTAGAAAAGATTATCTGataatgttaaatattttaaatgtttctCACAACTTGGACCAGAAGAACGATTGGCAGTCATATAATCGTCATCTGTTTGCACTAATATTTTCTCTGTATTATTTAAACTTGATCTTTTACCATTGTGACATAAACAAGAGTTTTGAGAAATATCGGGAAATCGGAATTTCGCTCGTGGAATTCTGAGAGTAGGAGATCGATTAATTTGGTCTTCGTGTTGTGAGCCACGGTACACAGTACTACCATATAAAAAGTCATTCTGTGTAAATGCTCCTTTTATATTTAAGTCTTCTACTTTTGTGGAAGCTATTGCGTTCGTGTAATTTTGAACCACAAttgtttttttgtgtgtttctgGTGTTATGAAATGATTATTCACTTCATTATATTCCTGTAAGGTAAAACTagaattattatttaaatccTATGAGAGTTTAACAGTTACCTTCTTAGATATTAATGTCATGACTTTGCATAATTCACCgacattttccatttcgtgGACTGATGACCGACCACTTTTGGTTGAGGTTCTTATACTTGGACTTAATGATGAAGCTGAAATGATTAATTGGCTTGTTTTCCAATCGACTTGTTTTTTCCGCTGGGTGATTATTAGTAAAAACAAGAATAGAACCAAAGAAGACAAAATTGCGCCACTTGTtagaataaataatattataactTTCAAGTTAACTTGGCACTTTGTTCCGATATACCAAGCATTGCACTTGCATATCACTATATCTTTATGGCTCTTTTCAGCCGAATCATTGACGCATTTGCCGTTATAATTACATTTATCGCAACCGATTATGTTATTTAGGCAATGGCGTCCGGGGTATAAGCTGTTGTCTGATTTATCTATGTAACCCTCCTTACAACTGCAAGTGTAACTTCCAATTAGGTTAAAACATTGCGCATTAGGGGAACAATCATAAAAATGTTCGTTGCGGCATTCATCAAAATCTAAAAGTTTAAAATGTATTACTTGTAAAAAGTAATTGACAAGGCGAAATAGTTACCCTTTATTGTAAGGAATTGGAGGCCTTCTCTTGAGGTGTACAATCCGGTGCCTCCAATACTAAAGTTGCTTCGccgtaaatatttttgaaaaacaGTTGTAAGCTGATCTTCATTGCTATTCTCTGATAActatatttattgaaaatattattacttatattaatattaatattaaataaacgCTGACCTGTAGGAGGTAGGTGACCATTAAAGTGTCATTCGTCTTAGCAAACACACTTTGTAGTTTCACACCGTGAAATATATCCCTATAATCAGATTGCATAACCATGCGATCGGCGGCTTCCAATAATATTTTACTAGTATGTCGATATAAGGATAAGGAattactttttgttttattgctGAATTTTAATAAATGGTTTTCCGCCCAGTTGGTTTGAATTCTCATTTCGTACGTATAAGTAGCTAAAATATTAGAAATAATTTTATACATATTCAAAACAGTCATATATAATTCATACGTTTGCAAGGGCGATCCGGAAACATACGTCCAAAACTGGGTCGACATTCACAAATACCTATAGATTCGGTACTATTACCATAGGTAACgcatatttcatttttatttaatctGCATGTGGGATCGCAAGCAGTATTAGattttcgttttattaaaTCAATTCTCTGTGACATCGAATCTATTAGATCTGCTCTGAAGGGCATATTTCTTAAGTCGCTGAAGGCATTCATAATCTGATCTGGGTTCGAGTTAGAGATTAATGAGGAGCTCGATTTATTTCTAAAATCGGTGTGACTAAAGATGGTTTgcatattttccattttaaaaTTATCTGCACTGCCAGAGGGCATGAGATAGTCTTTCACGTTATATGGATTCACTACATAGTCCGAGCTATTTAAAATACTAACATAAGGACTGTCTTGAGATATTAGTACTTTCTGTACACTAATGAAACCCGGCTTCATTACATTTATTTTCGAAGTATTcacaattatatttttcaggggtatatatttttgtgcaTCAATAATATCTGTTTTGGTGATTTGCAACGTATTTAAATTGTTGGTTGTCTTTTCTGCCAGTGAAACGAAATCTGCTTCCATTGATTTTTGGGAAAGAGAATTTGTATCATACTGCATAATTTCAGAGGGTTCAAGCATTTTAACATCGTTCTTTAGTTTATGTATCGAACTATTTTTGCAGTTTTTAACACTGCGTATTATACACAAGGTCACACTAAGTAAATCTTTGCCGGGTTTAAAATGTAGCTCTTGTATTGTGTTCAATGAACCTAAATTGTACAGAAGACTGTTTGAAAGCTCCATTTTGGATGCTTGCACTTTGATATCATTAATCGACGTTAACCCGTGAGAAATTGACTTTATTGATACTCTTGACCTTAACTGAGGGACCTCCCAAATAGCTAATGAGCttgtaaaattgtaatattctCTAGAAATGGATGAGCAGTAAGCGCTGAAATTTGAAGGTCTCGGAACAATTGTATTGATTCCAGAAACAGATGCATGCTCTGTAAAGTAGTTAAGATGTGAATTTGCATACGTTTTGTATGTTATCACTGACCACATTCTATTTGATGCAGCGCTGCTGAGAAGATTTTTGTTCTTAGTGGTATTAAACGCTGCTGTTTGATATGGTTCTGTAAAAgctttcacatttttattaggaGCCTCATTAATATGTTTTGTTAGTTCACCATTATGCGTGCTGTCTAGCCTAACAATTGGTTGGGAGGAAAAGTCATTTTGATAGACAgcgtttattttatttggcgCCCTTATATTTCCAAAGGCATCACCGGTAAATTTAactttattataatatttgtcGTGGTCTAACTTATCGTACTCAAGAGAAAATAGACTTTTGCGATTGGGTGTTATGTGCACATCAATTTTTTCTTCGCTTATAGGTATTTTTATATGTGATATAAAAAGAGTATCGGTATATCCTTTTACACTTGTCGCATACGGAATGCTCTCAGATTCCGTTTTAAAAGTCAGAGGACCGGCATGCATATTAATTGTATGGCTAATTACATTaccttttaaatttatttgttgaaCAGTTGATAGTTTAGATAAGATAACGTGCGTTACATTGGATAACGACGTTTTTACGGGTCTGTCTTGACTAAAAGAATACTCAGGAGAATTTGACATGGCAACATAACTTTTAGAAACTGACAGACTTGTAACAATTTTTTGTGGTGTCCGAAATATGTCTAAGATGTGATGGCTATAAAATGCAGCATCGAGGTGAACTATGGGatcaaaagaaaaataatatttaagaCTGGGGTTTTTCTGTAAGAGTTTTATGGATGAAAACCCAGCTTCGCCTGGTCTGTGGCTTAATTGGGAATATTTGGTTGCACTCTTCAGTTGTTTTTGATGATTTATAGGTATTGGAGGTTTTAATATGCTGGCATAGTCTATAGTAGCtcttttattttgcgaattatCCAACATAGTTGAATAAATTGGATTATTTAAGTGAAATGATTTTAGAGATATTTTATGACGACTGTTTACTGTGATTTTATGCTCGTTAAACAATGTGTGGAATACTCCAACATTTATATTTGGTCTTCCAAAAATAACATTAGCGCTGGCTGTTACGACCTCTCCGGGTCTAATAGGAATTCCCGTATTCATTAACTCGTTTTCATATATCCTTGACGTTTTCATATATCCTGCATACTCATGTTGAggtaaaattttttttcttgtgtttCTTAAGGCATCCATTCTTGGTGgatatatatgtaatatattaatatttagtTTGCCTAGATGATCACTTTTCAAACGATTTTCTCTTAATTCTTCTGTTATGTTTTGAGCCAAAGGTATATATGCTTGTTTTTCAATTACTGTTGATATAGTTTGGCTTTGAACTCTATTGGACTTTGGGCATCCTTCGTTAGATGCTTGGGTGTACGGCTGATCTATTTGTAAATTAACGAACTGTTTTTTTAATAAGTGTGCCAAAACATTTAACACAGGACGAAAACTCTCCAAGTACTCCCTCTTTATAGTACTAGTCTTGGAAGTTGCAGAACTAAGCCTCGaatgtattaatttatttttagttcgTATGTATATGTCGCTATTTTCAGAGGACAATAATATTAAATCTGTATTATTGTAGGTGAAAGGGCTAGTGTAAAGGCTAGCATTATTCAATACCTTGCTAAAATTCTCATCAAAGTCAGCTTTCTTAGTAATTAAAGTTGGATTTGGTTCCCTACTTATTGATGTAGCGCTGAGTAAACTTATTGCCGTCTCTTTCTTCGACGCGgtgaaattgtttaaattcGGTGTTTGGATTATATAGACACCCGTTACTCGTATTATTTCACCTGGCAGTAATGTGATCATTGTAACAATACTTTCCCGTtggtgtttattttttttaagcaAGAGTTTAGATTTTAACGAAAGTAAAACACTTGAGTTTAACAGCGAACTACCCACGGTATCGGTTATTATGTGTTTTATTACTTGAGTTTGACGCTTTAATTGATGGTGGGGAACTCTTAAATCCCCTTCACATGCTTCCTTTGATATGGTCAAACTAGAATTATACATACTTGTGCAAAAAGTTTGTGTTTCTAACATGGCTTTCGTTGAATATATTATAAGGTAGTCTTCATAATTCATTGCAGAAGAAGATGAATTATTAAAGTGCTCCTCACTCGAAACGATATCAGTTACTTCTGTATTTACATAAGTTGAAACAAGAAAGGGCTCTGTAAGAACTGTAAGAACTGAAGAATGTTTTTGTGCTGGCGAAACATCTTTCATTGAATGTGGAAGAGCCAAGGAGTACTCTGGTCTCCTAATTGTGCTTGTAACAGTAGCTGTTGATGTGAATATTATCGGAGTCGACTGTCCTCGATCAATTGTGTTAAAATAGTGATAAGTTGTTGGATACATAGCGACTAGTAGGTCTGGAGTCtgagtatatttttaaatgtacTGCTATTATTTGAcggaatatatataaaataagcTTTCTGGCTTACCTTTGAGAAAGTGACGTCTGGTATCATCGAGTTACTTGCATGAAGGTAATTTCGATCTTCTGTAAAACTCTTGGTAATAACCACTTTTTTGCTTACCAAATGAAAGCTTCCATTTTTAACATTGGTTGTGTTATATGTGTAAGTAGTTAGACAAATTTTTCTTACAAATACGTTTTTGGGAATACTGGGTGGGTCCTATGGAATGAGAATGAGACAAGACTTATTACATTTACAAAAACGTGTAAAAAACTCGTACCTGTCTATTTGGAGGCAATGTTAAAATCATCTGTTTTTTTAATGTACTTGGGGCCAATGTCAAGGGCTTGTTGGATCGTATGGTTATTAAAATTGGATGACTATAATAGTCAGTACCGGTTACTTTTTGGGTTGTCATCGCAAAGTTTTCAATATATTTCTCTTTTTCGTTGGTAATTATTAGTTCCACTCCATTTGACATAACGTGAGTGGCAAGATTGTACCTGGCTTCGTCTAATACTTTTTCCGAGACAGAGCcatataaaaaattatttttattattctgcTCGTAACTTGTATTAAATTTCTCGCTCTCCCTATGTTCTTTGAAACTGTAACGTTCTAATTGATTGCGCTCTATATTAATTTCAAAagaatataatattaaataaaaaatattatattagtTGTTATTGattgaaaaattaaacaagAATGAtaaaaatcgatagaaatttacaagactaataaaattatgaaaataatatcgaaaaatggttcaaaaatgtgggcgtggaagttttgtgcggttttagggcgttagagtgggcgtggcaatatGGGTCAACAAAAATGCACTgcgtctctagaatctgtatgctgaatctcaacccttagcttttatagttcctgagatctacAGATctactcggctattgatcttGATCTAGAATATACAATAACATGGTCGGAAATGCCTCCTTCTGCccgttacatacttttcaacgaatctagtatacccttttacatCTCTATTATGTGTTTTGCTTATCGATAacaataatttcaaatttggAAACCGAAGAACACTCATCATAAAGGATGAGCAatcgaaattatttattagGTTTAAGAGGTGGGAAAAcgaaaatttgtatttttaagaGGTGGGTAAACAacattttctatttttaagaaaaaaaaaacttattttaaagGGTTAGAAAACGAAATcgatataatttattttaaagggTAGGCAAACGTTTTTTAtagaaaatttttattttaaagggGTGGGCTAACGGAATTGGTTATTTTTTAGGTGTGGGcaatcgaaaaaaaaatttgttaaaGTTTTTTTAAGGGTGGACcaaataaaaactaataataatggttgggttttagtttttttagttttaagataTGGTCAATCTTTTTATTCTCTGAGTAGACCGAGATAAACTTTAATGCctagaaaatattttctaaagtagacattttttcaaaattctaaaaggtgggcaaacgatgttattgcgattaaaacaaaaaaaaaaatgttgaaaaagtcaactttttgattttcgaaaattcataTTTCAAAACTGGACGTGGccaaaaaaactaattggtgggcaaacatgggcaaaaaatgggcaaacgattccagttttcaaatttaaaaaattcgatttttccgaACCCAGCTTCTTTGAGCTCATTGATACATATACCATTTTATATATacagtatatatatgtacatcgGGCGTGACGATTGCCAATTACACCTTGTTTTCCTTGTTCCTTACAAAGCGGAAATCATAATACTTACAGCATACCACATACTTCAAGTATTTTTGAGTTTCGCAAGCATCGCACTTTCATTCTTtagaaaacaaacaacaataatcCCCAGTACATGTTCAAGAAGGCTGCCAGATTTTATACCAAATACCTTACTTACCATTGAGGGCGAAAAGCCGTAAATTGTTACAGATTATTCAAAATATCATCTATTCACGGTTACCTCATATTGCGATCAGCTTAATAATCGTATGGACAAGCCGAAATATAATGCACTGAGCACACCGACTTTCAAAGAAATTCGCTCGCGGTCCAGGCGACAAATCTTTACTGAGTGGGAGCGAGAACACTCGTCAGCAACCAGTCGGACTCACAACCGCGAGGAACAGCTATCTTGACCTGATCTAAAGTTTATATACAATTGTATAATTTATGATTTACGTTATGATATGCAAATCTTCAAGATACCCAAAACTCATctaacaatatatatatgcaagCAGAACAGCTACAGAACAGTTGACGGGGACGTAAATGGGCCTAACACTTTAATattagttaaatattttttaaacatcTTGATTTCACGATTACGCATTATGTTAAAATTTTCTCGTTTGCACTCCCAAGGGCTGAGTGACGGGCACTTAACTTAGTCGAGGAATTCGACTTATGCGATCATTCTTGTTAAATACTAggatttttaaactttaaaaaataatactcCAAGCAGTCaaataatattcttattaaatttttaccTTCAGGAAAGGGGTGAAGAAATTTATCTTTCAGCCCATAGCTTTCTTTGTAAATTTGGTACAGacttttttaataaaatcaaatgtCGCAAAATAAcataatt is from Drosophila mauritiana strain mau12 chromosome 4, ASM438214v1, whole genome shotgun sequence and encodes:
- the LOC117146304 gene encoding uncharacterized protein LOC117146304; the protein is MIIKNLQTTNIFGILKMSFQFAVLTLILTAFTVSLCAEQKISKGDGGEIRIFKRLIPADVLRDFPAMCFASTRCATVEPGKSWDLTPFCGRSTCVQNEENDAKLLELVEDCGPLPLANDKCKLDTEKTNKTASFPFCCPIFTCDPGVKLEYPEIGRDNDKKNVE
- the LOC117146281 gene encoding uncharacterized protein LOC117146281 isoform X2, producing MSTISPISFRHTLGRKVLTISPNFQKPKMLQPREDNKISDIYQKKYDTSTFTRRMMYSTYYNLNLSRVLFCTLLLTMMHIGTPQAINQSYHVSPTPTLPAISGDERNQLERYSFKEHRESEKFNTSYEQNNKNNFLYGSVSEKVLDEARYNLATHVMSNGVELIITNEKEKYIENFAMTTQKVTGTDYYSHPILITIRSNKPLTLAPSTLKKQMILTLPPNRQDPPSIPKNVFVRKICLTTYTYNTTNVKNGSFHLVSKKVVITKSFTEDRNYLHASNSMIPDVTFSKTPDLLVAMYPTTYHYFNTIDRGQSTPIIFTSTATVTSTIRRPEYSLALPHSMKDVSPAQKHSSVLTVLTEPFLVSTYVNTEVTDIVSSEEHFNNSSSSAMNYEDYLIIYSTKAMLETQTFCTSMYNSSLTISKEACEGDLRVPHHQLKRQTQVIKHIITDTVGSSLLNSSVLLSLKSKLLLKKNKHQRESIVTMITLLPGEIIRVTGVYIIQTPNLNNFTASKKETAISLLSATSISREPNPTLITKKADFDENFSKVLNNASLYTSPFTYNNTDLILLSSENSDIYIRTKNKLIHSRLSSATSKTSTIKREYLESFRPVLNVLAHLLKKQFVNLQIDQPYTQASNEGCPKSNRVQSQTISTVIEKQAYIPLAQNITEELRENRLKSDHLGKLNINILHIYPPRMDALRNTRKKILPQHEYAGYMKTSRIYENELMNTGIPIRPGEVVTASANVIFGRPNINVGVFHTLFNEHKITVNSRHKISLKSFHLNNPIYSTMLDNSQNKRATIDYASILKPPIPINHQKQLKSATKYSQLSHRPGEAGFSSIKLLQKNPSLKYYFSFDPIVHLDAAFYSHHILDIFRTPQKIVTSLSVSKSYVAMSNSPEYSFSQDRPVKTSLSNVTHVILSKLSTVQQINLKGNVISHTINMHAGPLTFKTESESIPYATSVKGYTDTLFISHIKIPISEEKIDVHITPNRKSLFSLEYDKLDHDKYYNKVKFTGDAFGNIRAPNKINAVYQNDFSSQPIVRLDSTHNGELTKHINEAPNKNVKAFTEPYQTAAFNTTKNKNLLSSAASNRMWSVITYKTYANSHLNYFTEHASVSGINTIVPRPSNFSAYCSSISREYYNFTSSLAIWEVPQLRSRVSIKSISHGLTSINDIKVQASKMELSNSLLYNLGSLNTIQELHFKPGKDLLSVTLCIIRSVKNCKNSSIHKLKNDVKMLEPSEIMQYDTNSLSQKSMEADFVSLAEKTTNNLNTLQITKTDIIDAQKYIPLKNIIVNTSKINVMKPGFISVQKVLISQDSPYVSILNSSDYVVNPYNVKDYLMPSGSADNFKMENMQTIFSHTDFRNKSSSSLISNSNPDQIMNAFSDLRNMPFRADLIDSMSQRIDLIKRKSNTACDPTCRLNKNEICVTYGNSTESIGICECRPSFGRMFPDRPCKPTYTYEMRIQTNWAENHLLKFSNKTKSNSLSLYRHTSKILLEAADRMVMQSDYRDIFHGVKLQSVFAKTNDTLMVTYLLQLSENSNEDQLTTVFQKYLRRSNFSIGGTGLYTSREGLQFLTIKDFDECRNEHFYDCSPNAQCFNLIGSYTCSCKEGYIDKSDNSLYPGRHCLNNIIGCDKCNYNGKCVNDSAEKSHKDIVICKCNAWYIGTKCQVNLKVIILFILTSGAILSSLVLFLFLLIITQRKKQVDWKTSQLIISASSLSPSIRTSTKSGRSSVHEMENVGELCKVMTLISKKEYNEVNNHFITPETHKKTIVVQNYTNAIASTKVEDLNIKGAFTQNDFLYGSTVYRGSQHEDQINRSPTLRIPRAKFRFPDISQNSCLCHNGKRSSLNNTEKILVQTDDDYMTANRSSGPSCEKHLKYLTLSDNLFYRGNTLAKADLVPAVYEVSSLITDKIESPTLDENMSINKAYSNTSSALNEDSNTMTERDLGSTFLLPHTHLYKTDKISYDISRLSSS
- the LOC117146281 gene encoding uncharacterized protein LOC117146281 isoform X3 → MSTISPISFRHTLGRKVLTISPNFQKPKMLQPREDNKISDIYQKKYDTSTFTRRMMYSTYYNLNLSRVLFCTLLLTMMHIGTPQAINQSYHVSPTPTLPAISGDERNQLERYSFKEHRESEKFNTSYEQNNKNNFLYGSVSEKVLDEARYNLATHVMSNGVELIITNEKEKYIENFAMTTQKVTGTDYYSHPILITIRSNKPLTLAPSTLKKQMILTLPPNRQDPPSIPKNVFVRKICLTTYTYNTTNVKNGSFHLVSKKVVITKSFTEDRNYLHASNSMIPDVTFSKYI